In Rhodopirellula sp. P2, the DNA window GACAATTCCCCAAAGAAGGTCATCCGGATCTTCCCAACGCAACGTTCCGTCCATGATGACTGGACAACGCGGTGCGTAAACGATCGACAGCGGTTTCGTCGTCGCATCTCGCAGCGAGACCAAACGGTCCAGGATCCAGCGTTCCGCAGCAGCTCGATCGACGTGGTCTTCAAAGGTGATCCGCATTGGTTCCCCCAAAGAACGAACCGGGCCGATGCCAAACCGCAGTCGACGCCGAGCAAGCGTGTCCGGATCGGTGAACAGGTTCCGCCCAGCATGCAGCACGAAATCGGGCACGCAGCGGGTCACTTGGTTCATCCTCGCGATCTGCGAAGAATCCACTGGCGTTCTCTCGTCGGGCGTCTTCAACGGGACCATCAAATCCACCATCTCGCAAAGCAAAATGACGTGTTCATCCACTGCGAAACCCGCTTCGCTCCAAGGCAATTCAGCGGTCCAGTCTGACACATCATCACCGCTGCTCGCCAACGGCAGGACCTGCACCGGCGAGCGTCTTAGCTGATCACGACCGGCTGGCGATTCAAGCTCCGATTGAAGCTGTTGCCACAGCTTCTCTGAATCAGCAACACAAACCCCTTCGGCTTGCGAGTCGCCCCAAAGAGCAATCACGGCAGCCCGTGACGTCTGCGAATCTGTCTCCGCTGGCAAGCTGGTTCGCCCCATCATCCCATGCGGACCGATCGTTGTCGTCGCATAGCCCTCGGCACGCCAGCGATACGATTCGCCCGGACTCAGCAACACCCGCTGCCGAATCGGATCGTACTGCCGAGGCACGTAACTGCGCACGAACCATGGCGATGTTGCTGCGATGATCAGGGTGCCCAGTGACAGACCGATCAACCAACGGACGATCATCCGCTTTCAGCCGACGACGGCGAGGGAGACCCCGGAGACGAAGAACCCGGAGGAGTCTGCTTGCGTTGCAACAAAGATCGAATCGGCGACGTGAAAGCGAAGTAGCAGAACACAACCGGAAGCGCGACCCAGTGCAGCAGCAGAATTCCGACGACCGCAAAGAGCGCTTGCCCGATTTGATGCGGGGCTCGTCGTCCCCGAACCAGTTGAGCAAACACGTGGGGATACTCGTAACGGGACACCATTAGGAACGCCAGCACCAACGCCAAGGTTGGGATCACATAGTGCGACGCGTCCAAGGCGATGCCAGCCAAAGAATGGATCCAGTCGGGATAGCTTTCCCCCACTGCGAAATCTGCCAAGTCAGGGATCGCGATCGCAAAGGCGGCGATTGTTCCGGCTGCGGCGGGGGAGGGCAATCCTTCGAAACCCTCGTGGTCGTCGTCTTCCGAGGTCTCCACGTTGAAACGAGCCAGCCGAATCAACACACAGAGTGCAAACAGAACGCCGATGCCCCAAGTCAAACGTTGCAGCAACACGTCGCTGATCCGCCAAACGATGACTGCCGGAGCAACTCCAAAGGTCACCGCATCGCAGAGAGAATCCAACTCCGCGCCAAACCGACTGGCTTGACCGGTCAACCGTGCCGCTGACCCATCCAAGGCGTCGAACAACATGCCGCCAAAGATCAACAGCCCGGCCGCAAAGAGTTTGGATTCCGGTGTCCAATCCAATGTTCCCGTGCTGACCGCGATCGCGATCGCCGCCAATCCGCAGACGCCATTGCCCAGCGTCAACAACGTGGGCAACACCGCCAGGGTCAACCGCCGACGCTTGCCAGAGCGACGTTTGCGGCGACGTCCAAATTTCGAACGATCAACGAACTCCTCCTCTTGGATGAGGTCGGATTCGTCGTCGACGCTGTCGTCGTCCAGGAAGGGTGGTCGTGGTTTCAGTTCGCTCATTTCGATCAACCTTGTTGATAACGGGCGAACACAGTCGAGCCGGCACACACCTTTTCACCGACTTGAGCCACGATCTCGAGGGCTTCGTCGCGAGGGATCACCAACTCGGTTCGCGAACCCAGTTTAATCATTCCGAATATTTCTCCGCGTTGCAAAACATCGCCCACGCGAGCCCAGCAGACAATTCTTCGCGCGAATTGACCAGTGACCTGCCGAATCCGGACAATTCGCCCGCCAATTTCAGGACATTCCAATTCGACGTCCATGTTTTCGTTTTCTTTGGACAATTCGGAACGCAACGGATTCAAAGATTTCCCCGGGCGATAGCGAACCCGCACGACTTTTCCCGGCATCGCAATTCGATTGGCATGCACATTGAAAATCGACAGGAAGATTCGAAAACGGATCGCAGCCCCAATGACGGGGTCATCCACTTCAGCGATCTCGACCAGTTTGCCATCCGCGGGGGACACCACCGTGCCAATCGCATCCGGAACTTTGCGGCGTGGATTTCGAAAGAACCATGCCACCAGGCAAGCCGCGATCAGGAATGGCAAGGCCAGGGGCCACCAGAACCACCCGAATAGAATTGCCAAGACGACCGAAAAGGAAGTCAGCACGATCATTTCGGCCAACCCAACCCGCACAAACGGCAGCGACTCTCGCCAGAGAAACGGGTCATCGGCATCCGCCCACCAATAACTGTCTTGGTTGCGATAGTATTTCATGTCTCGCGAATCCACCGGATCGAACGGCAACTCGCCGCGATGCCCTTGGCGGCGATCTCGCATTTTGGCCACGTACTTGGGACGGACCGCTCTCAGCCATGCTCGCCGGACTCTCCCCCATGCCAACTCGACGGACATCACCACGCCGCCACCGGGCTGGATCGATTTCAACGAGGGATCCATGGCAGGTACTTCCGCCGCCAGCGCATCCGTGCTCGGCGGATGCGGGTCGTCGAGCGGGATGGAAGCGTTGGAGGTCAAAAAGCTGGCCATGGATTCAATATGAAAGCCAAAACGACGGCTTGGCAGGGGGCCGGTCAGCAGGAAGCGTACTGGTTACACTGTGAAATTGTCGAGAACACTCGCGCTCGAATTTGTTAACACGATGGATGGACGATGATCACTCCCCGGTATCTTTTGCCTTTTGATTCGCGAAGAGCCCTTCATCGTTTCACGGATGTGTTGGTCATCGGAGGTGGTTTGGCTGGCCTGCGTGCAGCCAACGCGGTGGAACCGAACCTTTCCGTTTTGGTCGTCACCAAGGACGAACTGCGCGAATCCAACAGCAACTACGCTCAAGGTGGCATCGCCGGGGTCTTGGATCCCGAGGATTGCTTTGATGATCATATCCGAGACACGCTGATCGCGGGCGGCAACCTTTGCGACCCCGCTGTTGTTGCTCGTGTTATTCACGAAGGTCCCCGACGAATCGAAGAACTGATTCACTGGGGCACCCAATTCGACAAACGCGAGGGCGAACTGGCGCTCGGCCGAGAAGGCGGGCACAGCCACGAACGCATCGTGCATGCGATGGGCGACGCGACCGGCCGGGAAGTCATGCGGGCTGTGATCGCTCGTTCACGTGAAGCCGCCAACATCGACATTTGGGAAAACGCGTTCACCGTCGATTTGCTAAGCCAGGAAGGTCGTTGCCACGGCGCACTCGTGGTCACCCCGGACGGCCGTCCCACGATGGTCTGGGCCAAGGAAACGATTCTTTGCACCGGCGGCGTTGGCCAAGTCTATCGCGAATCGACCAACCCTCCCGTTGCCACCGGTGACGGCACCTCGCTGGCTTACCGAGCGGGTGTCCAACTTCGCGACATGGAATTCATTCAATTCCACCCCACCGTCCTCTACATCGCTGGTTCCTCGCGATCGCTGATCACCGAAGCCCTGCGTGGCGACGGTGCCTACTTGCGAGACGCGACCGGACATCGGTTCATGCCCGACTACGACTCTCGTGGCGAACTGGCACCGCGGGACGTGGTCAGCCAATCGATCGTCAACCAAATGAACGAGACCGCGCACCCCTGCGTGTACTTGGACCTTTCGCATCTCAACGCGGAACACGTTCGCACTCGTTTCCCCGGCATCGCGGAAACTTGTGGCAAGTTTGGCTTGGACATCGCGACCGATCGCATTCCCGTTCGGCCCGGTGCCCACTACATGATTGGTGGTGTTCGAGTCGACATGCTGGGCCGAACCAGTCTGCCAGGATTGTGGGCGGCGGGCGAAGCCACCAGTTCTGGATTGCACGGTGCCAACCGGCTCGCCAGCAACAGTCTGCTGGAAGGATTGGTGTATGGGGCGCACGCCGGCGAAGCCGCCAGTCGCTCGGCAGCGGAAGGACCGCACAAAATGGTCGCCCGTCGCATTCAACACGCTGATCACACACTCAGCGAATCGTTCGACATCGCCGACGTTCGCGTCTCCCTGAAAAGCCTGATGGGTCGGTTGGTCGGTGTCCAACGTGACGCCGAAGGGTTGCGACAGGCGGACAGCCAAATCCGATCGCTCGCGGCCTATGTGATGCGACACCAATTCGACAAAGTGGAAGGCTGGGAACTCCAAAACCTGCTGCTGACCGCCCACTGCATGGCATCTTCGGCACTGGCTCGGACGGAGTCACGCGGCGTGCACCTTCGCAGCGACTTCCCGGAACCCGATGACGAGAACTGGCGTTGCCACCTCAACGTTCAAGTCGATGTGGACGGCGGCATGCCCCAAAAAGGCGAACCGATGACGTCTCCTGTGATCACCCGCGAATCAACGCAAGCCAACTCAACCGCCGATTGAAACAAGCTGACTTGAATTGGTTCTCTCTCAGTCCTGCTACCTCACTCTAAGCAGGTACGCAGGAATGATTGGGTTTCACCTTGTGAGCCGTTTGGGCGTTAGCCTGGGCTGTCAAAAGGTTGGTATTGACACCGCTTTGGACTGCGCAGGTTTCGTTCCTCGACTTCGCCCCAACGGGGCAGCCCTATGCCAGCCCAGGGCAACGCCCTGGGTTGTGGCGGGACCAAGATTACAAAGCCCCAACGGGGGCGGTCCTAGCGGGTTTTGGGGAGTCTTACTTAGGCCGCCCCGTTGGGGCTGGTGTAGGAATCTCCGTAACGAAACCCCAGGCGATGCCTGGGGCTATCTTCGAGCTGCCCCGTTGGGGCGTAGGACAGAATAAAAATCAACGTCGCGTTTTCCGTGTTAATACCAACCTTTTGACAGTCCAGCGTTAGCCCCGGTTTTACGTGGGGACCGTGGCTAACGCCAAACGGCTCACATACCCGATGACACCTGCGTACCTGCTTAGAAATCCAGGTGGGCACGCATCGCAAAGATGTTGGCGTCGCTGTCGCCATTGACCGGACTGTCCAGCATCGCATGGATGTAGTTGAATTGGAACTTGGTGTGTGGGTTCCAGTGCCAGTTGACTCCTGCCGTGATGTCGCTCAAACGACCCCCCTGAACATTCGCGTCGTTGAAGTCCAGATACGAGTAGCGAACCGCCAATTCCCAAGCCCCGATGCCGCCGTCCTTGCCGACACTGCCATTGGGCACCACATCGCCAAACACGCCATTCTTTTTGTCATACGAACGCTGCTCACCAGTCAGAAAATAGCCGGCGTAGGCGTAGGCACCCGGCAGGGCAACCGTCGGCCCGCCAATCTGATCGACCACGCTGACCAGGTATTCTGACTGGGCGTAAAACGATCCGGTCGACGCCGCGAGTTCCGCACCAAACAGATTGGTGTGCTCCGCATCGATGAGGCCCGTGTCAACAAAAAATGGAGTGTTCACTGCAGTGGCAGCCGGCACGCCGCCACCTGTTTCGCTGACAAACACTTCGGGCTGACTGCGGTATTGAAACAGATCGTTCGAAGGATCGATGAAGCTGTAAGCTCCCCCGATATGGAAGCGAACGTTGCCCGGCTCGCGATCAACCAGCAATCCGGTCACACGGGCAGCTGTGCCATAGCCACCGTTCTCACCGACACTGCCCCCATAGACATCGGTGGGGAAACGGAATCCGCTGACCGCCCAAGTCATCAAATCTTCTGAGGAGGTGCCGTACAAGACGGCCCCCACCTGACGGAACGGAATCAAGGCAAACGGCAAGGACCGTTCCATGAACGTCAACTCTTTGACGCTCGTCAATCCTTCCATTCCGATCGGTTGACGGAACTGGCCAATCCGCAGATTGCCATCGCCAATCACATCTTCCATGTCGACCCACACGTCCATGAAACTCGGACGTCCCGGGAAACCAAAGTCCATTTCCAGTGAGTAGCCGACGTTGTCCCAAACATTCCCAACCGCAGCCAATCGAGCTCGGCGAAAGTCCGAGCCATCTTCCGCATCCCCCACCGCAGCGATGTTTCGCTCGCTTTGATGGAACCAAGCGGTGTCGGCTTGGAAGAATCCGGTCAGCCGCGCAGTGGGATACTTGCTGGAAGCCGAGGGACTGCAAGAAATTGCAGGGGACTCTTCCGCGTGAATATAAACTGGCTCCTGCGAAAGTTTCGAAGCTTGTTTCAATTCGTCGATCTGAGCCTGCAAACCTGCCAACTGCTGGGACATTTCATCCGAATGATTCTCCGCAGCGTTTCCCGCAATCGACTCCTCCGACCATGTCTGTTCCAGTGAAGCCTCTGTGGGCGACTGTGCAGCAACTCCGCTTCCCAGCACCATGCGTTCCTGGGCGGTGCTCACCGTCGCTTGAATGCCAACCAACGTCCACGTGATTAGGGCGATGCGCAGGGTGGTTCCACGGAAGTATGATTGCCGTGTCCCGCATCGCTTGCCGATTGCTTGCCCAGTCATCCATCTGCCTTTGATTGGTAGTCATTCTTTTCGATCCAACCCTTGCCGCCCGGATGACCGGTCCGCAGGGATTGATCCTTCGCATCGCTTCGATGATCAAAATCGGCACGTCTGCCGGCCGGATGCAGACCGACTCATCGAACCGTTACAATCAGCTCAAACGCACCTCCCCGCTGGCGACATTCCCCTCCTTCGTCGCCGAGCTCCCTCCCCACCCAACTCACACTTCGAATGAATCTGTTTCTCGATTGGTCGCCTCGCCAAAGACGATGTTTCACGCCCGTCGTTCAGAACCTTCTGGCGGTTGTCGTTGGCTTGGCTCTCACCGCCCTTTTGAGCGTCCGAGCGGTGGCCCAGACCGAGCCCACCGTTCCCCCACGAACCATCCCGTTTTCCGGTGACCCGACACAGCTCAAACACTTGGAAATGGAACCGGCCGACGGCGCGATCGCCTTTCAAACCACCGGCAACGATCCGTTCATCGCCTTCCAGATCCCGCCGACACCCGCCAATCAACGACGCTGGATTTTGGCGATGGAAGTGTTCTGCCCGCAGGGAATTCAGAACATGCAACTGTTCTACGGACAACCTTGGACCGAACAGCGTCGCGTTGACCTGCCCCATTTGAGTCGCTCGGAAGGCTGGACCACCTACACCTGTGACTTGTCCCTCGGGCAACCTTTTTTGCGTGAGGACCAGCCGCTCTGGTTGCGACTTGATTTCGGAACCGTTGCCAACAAACGTTTTCAAATTCGAAATGTGGTGCTGCGTTTGGAAACTGATTTTGAGTTTCGACAACACCAGGAAAAACGGGAACGCGTTGAACAACTGGAACGGCTCAACGAACAGATCGCATCCTACTATCAAACACCATTCCCGATCGATATCACTACCGTTGAACACACGGCGGGCGAGATTCTTGTTGCAGGCAAAACGGTCGGCGAACTCTCAACCGCCAACCTGAGTTTGATCGCGCGAGGGCTGGCAGACATTTCAGCCATCCCCGCGAAAGTGAATTCGAAAACCTTCCTTCGTTCGATTCGGATTGGTGCGGACGGTCACTTCACCGTTCGCATCCCGGCCGGCAAACAATCCACGCTTCGCGACACAGGGCTTCGCTGGCAAATTGTGTCGATTTCCAGCCAACTGGACTCGGATGGAATACGATCCACGACTCCGTTTTCAGCCGTCCACCACGTCGATCGCTACGACGCGGCAGAGGCCAAGCAGCTTGCGCCAACTCCCAAGCTGCAAGCCGCCAAAGGCATGACTTGTCTGGCCGAACTGGCGCCCGAACACGTCGAGGAACTCGGACTGGCCCACGGTTCAGTCAATCTTGTTCTGAGCAATCTGGTCTCGCTGACGCCTCGCCCTGGTTTTCAACCCATGAAAATTCGCGGCCGGGTGCGATATGTCAATCAAGCCGCCATGCGACACCTGAATCATCGCGTTCAAAAGGGACGCGACGCGGGCTTGGTGATGGCTGCGATCTTGTTGATCCCCAATTCTCAAACCAAGTCGACCAAGGATGCTCCCAGTTTGGAGCATCCTGACGCTGATCCCGCTGGCACGTACACGATGCCGAACCTGACGGACGAAGCATCCGCCCAACTGTACGCCGACACGCTCGACTTCCTGGCGGATCGCTACAGCGAAGGCAACCTTCGAATCGATCACTGGATCGTGCACAACGAAATTGACGCCGGATGGCAATGGACCAACATGGGCGAAGTCCCCATGCACATCTATCTTGACCATTACTTCCGCTCGATGCGAATGGTCGATGCCGCGACGCGACGCATCAATCCACACGCTCGCACCTTCATTTCGTTGACGCACCACTGGAACCTGGAAGATCCGCCGCATTGGCGCTGGTACGCGTCCAAAAACATCATGCAGGCGCTCGTCCGCCACGGTGAAGTCGAAGGCAATTTTCCGTGGGGACTGGCCCATCATCCCTACCCCGAAAGTTTGTGGGAATCCGACACCTGGAACGACAACGTGGAGTTCTCGCTCGATGCCAGCATGTTCACGCTGAAGAACTGGCAGGTGCTCGACGACTGGATGCACACCGAACGCTTGCGTGATCCCGATGGCAACGTGCGTGCGGTGCTGCTCAGCGAACAAGGGTTCCACGCCTCCGAAACCGATCCGGAAGCATTGGAACAACAAGCCGCCGCGGTGCTCTACACGTTCGAACAGGTTCGAAAATGCGGATCCATTCTCGCATTCGACTATCACCGCCCCGTCGACAATCGCAACGAAGGAGGCCTGCATTTGGGCCTGCGTGGGCTGGGTTCTCCCGAGCAACCACGCGGCGCGGCCAAACCCGCGTGGGATGCTTACAAATCGATCGGAACCTCCTCCGAATCAAACCTCCGCACCCGCTACCAATCTCATTGGAAACAATGAACGACGCCATGACTGAACCGTCCGGAGACGGGCAGTGGCACCAATTCGTCGCGTCCAACAACCAATCCGTCCCCTTTCATCTCCCTGGTAGCCGATCATGGAACTCACTGCTCATTCGATTCCCAAACGTCGCCAAGCCAAAAGCCTGGCACTTGAATCCTTGATCAGCACCGTCGCGATACTCTCGGTTCTCTTCGGAGTGCTCGCCGCCGTCGCCGTACTGATTGTCGTCGGTTTTCCAGCCATCGCCACTTCGCTCTCGATTCTCGTCGGATCACTTTTGAATTGGCTGTTTTTTCAATCCCTCTCCGAAATCATTCGGTTGCTCAAAAAAATTGCGAAGATCGACTACGCCGGTTCCATCTCTGGCAATCACATGGAAATGGTCCTCACCTGCAGCCACTGCGACGCCACGCTTCGCAACGACGTCTACTGCGACCAATGTGGCGCCCGCTTGATTCCACCGAGTGAATGAGCGAACCAAACAAGACTGAGCCGCAGTGACTGAC includes these proteins:
- the pssA gene encoding CDP-diacylglycerol--serine O-phosphatidyltransferase, translating into MIEMSELKPRPPFLDDDSVDDESDLIQEEEFVDRSKFGRRRKRRSGKRRRLTLAVLPTLLTLGNGVCGLAAIAIAVSTGTLDWTPESKLFAAGLLIFGGMLFDALDGSAARLTGQASRFGAELDSLCDAVTFGVAPAVIVWRISDVLLQRLTWGIGVLFALCVLIRLARFNVETSEDDDHEGFEGLPSPAAAGTIAAFAIAIPDLADFAVGESYPDWIHSLAGIALDASHYVIPTLALVLAFLMVSRYEYPHVFAQLVRGRRAPHQIGQALFAVVGILLLHWVALPVVFCYFAFTSPIRSLLQRKQTPPGSSSPGSPSPSSAESG
- a CDS encoding phosphatidylserine decarboxylase family protein, whose product is MASFLTSNASIPLDDPHPPSTDALAAEVPAMDPSLKSIQPGGGVVMSVELAWGRVRRAWLRAVRPKYVAKMRDRRQGHRGELPFDPVDSRDMKYYRNQDSYWWADADDPFLWRESLPFVRVGLAEMIVLTSFSVVLAILFGWFWWPLALPFLIAACLVAWFFRNPRRKVPDAIGTVVSPADGKLVEIAEVDDPVIGAAIRFRIFLSIFNVHANRIAMPGKVVRVRYRPGKSLNPLRSELSKENENMDVELECPEIGGRIVRIRQVTGQFARRIVCWARVGDVLQRGEIFGMIKLGSRTELVIPRDEALEIVAQVGEKVCAGSTVFARYQQG
- the nadB gene encoding L-aspartate oxidase, yielding MITPRYLLPFDSRRALHRFTDVLVIGGGLAGLRAANAVEPNLSVLVVTKDELRESNSNYAQGGIAGVLDPEDCFDDHIRDTLIAGGNLCDPAVVARVIHEGPRRIEELIHWGTQFDKREGELALGREGGHSHERIVHAMGDATGREVMRAVIARSREAANIDIWENAFTVDLLSQEGRCHGALVVTPDGRPTMVWAKETILCTGGVGQVYRESTNPPVATGDGTSLAYRAGVQLRDMEFIQFHPTVLYIAGSSRSLITEALRGDGAYLRDATGHRFMPDYDSRGELAPRDVVSQSIVNQMNETAHPCVYLDLSHLNAEHVRTRFPGIAETCGKFGLDIATDRIPVRPGAHYMIGGVRVDMLGRTSLPGLWAAGEATSSGLHGANRLASNSLLEGLVYGAHAGEAASRSAAEGPHKMVARRIQHADHTLSESFDIADVRVSLKSLMGRLVGVQRDAEGLRQADSQIRSLAAYVMRHQFDKVEGWELQNLLLTAHCMASSALARTESRGVHLRSDFPEPDDENWRCHLNVQVDVDGGMPQKGEPMTSPVITRESTQANSTAD
- a CDS encoding OprO/OprP family phosphate-selective porin, giving the protein MSTAQERMVLGSGVAAQSPTEASLEQTWSEESIAGNAAENHSDEMSQQLAGLQAQIDELKQASKLSQEPVYIHAEESPAISCSPSASSKYPTARLTGFFQADTAWFHQSERNIAAVGDAEDGSDFRRARLAAVGNVWDNVGYSLEMDFGFPGRPSFMDVWVDMEDVIGDGNLRIGQFRQPIGMEGLTSVKELTFMERSLPFALIPFRQVGAVLYGTSSEDLMTWAVSGFRFPTDVYGGSVGENGGYGTAARVTGLLVDREPGNVRFHIGGAYSFIDPSNDLFQYRSQPEVFVSETGGGVPAATAVNTPFFVDTGLIDAEHTNLFGAELAASTGSFYAQSEYLVSVVDQIGGPTVALPGAYAYAGYFLTGEQRSYDKKNGVFGDVVPNGSVGKDGGIGAWELAVRYSYLDFNDANVQGGRLSDITAGVNWHWNPHTKFQFNYIHAMLDSPVNGDSDANIFAMRAHLDF
- a CDS encoding DUF5722 domain-containing protein; protein product: MNLFLDWSPRQRRCFTPVVQNLLAVVVGLALTALLSVRAVAQTEPTVPPRTIPFSGDPTQLKHLEMEPADGAIAFQTTGNDPFIAFQIPPTPANQRRWILAMEVFCPQGIQNMQLFYGQPWTEQRRVDLPHLSRSEGWTTYTCDLSLGQPFLREDQPLWLRLDFGTVANKRFQIRNVVLRLETDFEFRQHQEKRERVEQLERLNEQIASYYQTPFPIDITTVEHTAGEILVAGKTVGELSTANLSLIARGLADISAIPAKVNSKTFLRSIRIGADGHFTVRIPAGKQSTLRDTGLRWQIVSISSQLDSDGIRSTTPFSAVHHVDRYDAAEAKQLAPTPKLQAAKGMTCLAELAPEHVEELGLAHGSVNLVLSNLVSLTPRPGFQPMKIRGRVRYVNQAAMRHLNHRVQKGRDAGLVMAAILLIPNSQTKSTKDAPSLEHPDADPAGTYTMPNLTDEASAQLYADTLDFLADRYSEGNLRIDHWIVHNEIDAGWQWTNMGEVPMHIYLDHYFRSMRMVDAATRRINPHARTFISLTHHWNLEDPPHWRWYASKNIMQALVRHGEVEGNFPWGLAHHPYPESLWESDTWNDNVEFSLDASMFTLKNWQVLDDWMHTERLRDPDGNVRAVLLSEQGFHASETDPEALEQQAAAVLYTFEQVRKCGSILAFDYHRPVDNRNEGGLHLGLRGLGSPEQPRGAAKPAWDAYKSIGTSSESNLRTRYQSHWKQ